GAACCAATCTGCTGTGGATTTAGGGCGCAATTTGCTGCAACAGACCCAAGGACTTTTGCAGTTGGCACAGTGTGAATATGAAATGCTGCTTACCATTCCCGGTATTGGTCAGGCCAAAGCCCTGCAATTATTAGCTGTTTTTGAGTTAGGGCGCAGAAAAAATATACAGGCTCCGGAGAATATAACCTTTACAAGTGCTTCGGAAGTAGCAATGTTTATGCGCCCTCGTTTGGTTGATTTACCCCATGAAGAATTTCATGTGTTATTTCTAAACCGAAAAAACAGGCTTTTAAAGCAAAAACGTCATTCTACTGGCGGCTTACACACCATACTCGTTGACCCACGTTTGATTATTCGAGAAGCTATATTACTTCGCGCCTCAGCACTTATTTTGCTCCATAATCACCCCTCTGGAGACCCAAATCCCAGCACACAAGACAAAGAAATAACCGAGAAACTAAAGAAACTATCCAATCTATTTGAAATCAGTCTATTAGACCACATAATCATTGCAGGCTTATCTTATTTCTCTTTTGCAGATAAAGATTTGTTATGAAAAAAGCCCAAGAACAAAGATAGCTTAGCAATCCTGTCCTAAACAATGCCTTAAGCGATTGATAATCAACTCGTTTTAAAGAACAAGCATCCCATTTTAAAAGTAGTTATATTTTGCTCATTTTCAATAAGATACAAAGATTTTAAAAAAATATTTAGGGCACTATTGATTTTGTAAAAAAAGTTTAAATTACTTTATTTACAAAATTTGTTTTTATTTCGCAATTCTTTATGAGTTTACCTTCCTTATCCTTAAGTCGCCCGGTTTTAGCTATTGTAATGAATATTGTTTTGCTGCTATTTGGGATAGTAGCTTACCAATATTTGCCGGTTCGGGAGTATCCGGCCATTGACCCGCCAACCGTTACGGTACGCACAGCTTACACTGGAGCTCCGGCAGAAATTATTGAAAACCAGATTACAGAACCCCTTGAAAAGCAGATAAACGGGATTCCGGGAGTTAGAACGATAACCTCGACCAGTTCTGTTGGCACAAGTCTTATTACCGTTGAGTTTAACCTTGGAGTAGAGATGGAGGCTGCGGCGGCAGATGTTCGGGATAAGGTAAGCCAAGCTATGCGTAATCTCCCACAAGATTTAGACGCTCCACCAGTTGTTTCAAAAGCCGATGCTAATAGCGACTTTATCATTCTGATAGCTATCCAAAGCCCGACAAAAGGTATTTTTGAACTCTCAGATTATGCTGAAAACTCCTTAGTGCCGCGCCTCCAAAGCATTGATGGTGTGAGTTCTGCCAATATTTTTGGGCAAAAACGCTATGCTATGCGGCTATGGATTGACCCCATTCGCTTAGAAGCTCATCAGCTAACATTTCAGGACGTTAAAATTGCACTTAACCGCGAAAATATAGAGCTACCTGCCGGAAAAATCACCGGTACTCAAACAGAATTAAGCCTCCATACACAAGGGCGTATGGAAAGTCCGGCAGAGTTTAACCAACTGATTGTCAGAAAAGATGCCAATGGAACAGTAACCATAGGAGACATTGGCTATGCAGAGTTAGGCACAGAGGTAGAAGAATCTACGTGGTTGTTAAACGGGATGCCCGGATTAGGAATCGCTATTATCCCCCAGCCGGGAGCAAATCATATCGAAATTGCAGATGAATTTTATAAACGATTAAAAGTAATACAGGCTGAAAATAAGCAAGATATACATATCGAACTGCTTATTGACAATACCCAAAACATCCGTCATTCGATTCATGAAGTTATTGAGACCCTGCTAATTGCGTTTAGCTTAGTTGTGTTGGTAGTATTTGCATTTTTTAGAAATTGGCTGATAGCGATTCGCCCGCTGATAGATATTCCCATATCGTTAGTAGCCTCCTTTTTTGTGTTGTATCTCATGGGTTATTCCATTAATGTACTTACGTTGTTGGGGATTGTTTTAGCTACAGGTTTGGTTGTGGATGATGGTATTGTGGTTACAGAAAATATTTTCCGGAAATTAGAATCCGGTATGAATATTCGGGACGCAGCGCGGGAAGGCAGTGATGAAATTTTCTTTGTGGTAATAGCCACTTCGTTAGCCTTAGCAGTTGTCTTTTTGCCGGTTATATTCTTGCAGGGTTTTGTAGGTAGTTTATTTCGGGAATTTGGGGTCGTCATAGCCTGCTCAGTTCTGATTTCGGCCTTTGTGTCATTAACAATTACTCCGGTATTAAATGTTTATCTAAACCGTAACAACGAACAGCATAGTTGGTTTTATTTAAAAACAGAACCATTCTTTGTTTGGTTAGAGAAATCTTATGAGTCTATATTAAGCAAAGCATTACAAGCACGTTGGATTATCGGGATCATTATCGCGGCAAGTTTTGTAACAATTTATCATCTAAACCAAACGCTTAGCGAGGAGTTGGCTCCGATGGAAGACAAAAGCAGCATTCGTCTGATGCTCACGACACCTGAAGGAAGTGGCTTTGACTATACCCGAAAGTTATCAAACTCCCTCAGTAACTACCTTTATGATTCAATACCGGAAAGGACGTTTGTGTTTAATGCTACTCCCAGTTTTTTTGGAACAGGAATGAACAGTTCTTTTGGGCGATTATCATTGGTTCCGCCTAACGAAAGAACTCGTTCTCAAAATGATGTTGCTATGCAGATTAACAAAATGTTTGGTCAATATTATGATGCAAAAGTGTTTGCTATTCAAGAGCAAACGATTTCGGTGGGAATGGCTTCACGGGGAACGCTACCGGTTCAATTTGTAGTTCAAAATTTTGACTTTAAAAAACTACGTGAAGTAGTACCTAAATTTTTAGATGCTGCTAAACAAAATAAAGTTTTTCAAAATGTGGATGTAAATCTTAAGTTTAATAAACCTGAACTTCAGATTTATGTAGATAGAGATAAAGTACGTGAGTCAGGGCTTCAAACTGCGGACGTTTTTGAAGCATTACAGACCGGTTTTGGCGGCGGGCGGGCTGCTTACTTTACCATGAATGGAAATCAATATACAGTTATTATTCAAGTTTCGATGAATAACCGTATGAAACCGGAAGACCTCCTAAAAATTAATGTACGAAGTAGCACCGGAAAGTTGGTTCCAATAGCGAGTGTAGCTAATTGGGTAGAAAATAGCACTCCCCCAACCATTTTCCACCATGATAGATATAAGTCTGCCACTTTTTCGGCTTCTTTGGTCGAAGGAAAAACAATTGGAGACGGTATTAAAGCGATGAACCAAATTGCAGATTCTTTATTAGATGAAACTTTTCAGCGGTCTCTATCCGGCCCCTCGCGGGACTTTTCTGAAAGTTCCTCCAATGTATTTTTTGTATTTATCTTAGCTCTAATTCTAACATACTTATTGTTAGCTGCTCAGTTTGAGAGTTTTATAGATCCATTTGTTATTTTGCTTACCGTTCCTTTGGCTCTTACGGGTGCATTTGTTACGTTGTGGGCTTTTGACCAAACCATCAATTTGTTCTCTCAAATTGGTATGATTTTGCTGATTGGGTTGGTAACTAAAAATGGTATTATGATTGTAGAGTTTGCCAATAATGAGTTTAAGTTAGGTCTTAGCCGCGAGAAAGCCGCATTACGAGGGGCGGTTCACCGCTTGCGCCCGATTCTGATGACCAGCTTGGCTACTGCCTTTGGTGCTTTGCCTTTAGCTATTTCACTTGGAGCTGCTGCTACCAGCCGAAAACCGCTTGGCTTGGTGATTGTTGGCGGAATTGCTCTCTCACTCATCTTAACGCTGTTTGTAGTTCCCGTAGTTTATACATTCACCAAGCCCAAAGTGAATAGAAACCCAAGTTAGTTATGGCACTAACTTAAAAACAATGGTGTTTAAAGCTAACGGAGTAAAGAACCACAATAGTGAATTTACGGTTAATTCGGTGGTATTAACTGCTAAGGGAGCTAAATAACCTAAAAAATGCGCAATTTTGCGATATGAAAGGTATCATTTTAGCGGGAGGCTCAGGAACTCGCCTGCACCCACTTACGCTGGTTATGAGCAAACAGCTCATGCCTGTCTATGACAAACCGATGATTTATTATCCGCTTTCTACGCTCATGCTGGCCGGAATTCAGGAAATATTGATTATTTCTACCCCGCATGACTTACCGCATTTTAAGCAATTGCTAGGAGACGGAAAAAGGTTGGGGTTGTCATTACACTATGCAGAGCAACCTTCACCGGATGGCCTTGCACAAGCATTTATTATCGGTGCGGATTTTATTCAGCAGGATAAAGTTTGCTTGATTTTAGGCGATAATATTTTTTACGGAGAAGGTCTTTCCCAAACCGTTCAATCTTGTAGCAATCCAGACGGCGGAATCGTGTTTGCATATCATGTCCATGACCCAGAACGTTATGGTGTGGTGGAGTTTGACGAACAATGGAATGCTTTGTCCATAGAAGAAAAGCCGACTAAGCCACGCTCTTCCTTTGCCGTTCCCGGAATTTATTTTTATGATAACTCCATCGTAGAAATTGCCCGAAACCTAAAACCCTCTCCCAGAGGCGAATTAGAGATAACAGACGTTAATAAAATTTATCTTGAAAGAAAAAAACTGAAAGTAACGGTCATAAAACGTGGCACGGCTTGGTTAGATACCGGAACCCATGAATCACTATTACAAGCTGCTAATTTTGTGCAAATTATAGAAGCCAGACAAGGACTTAAAGTCGGTTGTATAGAAGAAGTAGCTTGGAGAATGAAATATATAACCAACCAACAATTAGCTGAAATATCTCAGCCATTAGTTAAAAGTGGATACGGGAGCTATTTACTCAAGTTATTAGAAAACCGATTGTAGTTTCTCTATGTATTTGGTTGCTATAGCTGCTGACCATGCCGGCTTTGAACTAAAAGAAGCCTGCAAGGCTAATTTGACGCAAGCCGGCATTGAAGTACGTGATTTTGGAACTCACAATCAAAATTCCGTAGATTATCCTGATTTTGTGCATCCGGTAGCAAAGTTTCTTCAGGAACATTCTGAATATAAAGGGATTTTGATTTGTGGTAGCGGGCAAGGTGTGTGCATAACAGCGAACCGATATACCCATATCCGAGCAGCACTGTGTTGGGAAAAAAACATTGCAGCACTTGCCCGAAAACATAATGATGCCAATGTGCTGTGCCTCCCCGCCCGTTTTGTAACTCCACAAGATAGTTTTGATATTATCCAGACATTCTTAACCACACCGTTTGAAGGCGGACGCCACCAAGTTAGAATAGACAAAATCAACTGACACAATCCTGTTGGCTATTTTGAGATTTGAAATAGCACAAAATCGGTGTTCTAAGGTTTTTACTGCATTACGTAAACGTAAATAAATCTAACACGATTAGACCCCCAAAAACTACGGATGCAATGCCATTTGTGGTAAAAAAAGCAAGATTAACTCTGGATAAATCTCCTTTTCCAACAACCTGATGTTGGTATCCTAAAAGCATTGCAAACAACCCCGTAGCTGTCCATGAAAGCCAGCCGGCCTCAATCTGATACGTAAATATCATCAGACCTAATAAACAACCTATGTGTAGCCCCCTCGAAATAAATAATGCTTTTTGTAGCCCAAAATATGCCGGAATACTATTTAGGTTATGTTCTTTATCAAAACCAATATCTTGTAAAGCATAAATGATATCAAAGCCGCTTACCCATAGCATCACCGTAAAGCCAAGCAAAACAATCATCCACGAGAAGGAATCAACCACAGCTACATACGCCCCTACGGGAGCTAAACCCAGTCCTATACCTAAAAAAAAATGACAAAGCCACGTAATTCGTTTCGTGTATGAATATCCTAAAATAACAGCTAAGGCAATCGGCGATAAATAAAAGCATAGTTCGCTGATGCACCATGAAAAAAAGCTGAACAAAATACTATTCACGACCACAAAAAGGAGCGCAACTTTTGGGGAAATAATCCCTGCCGGAATTTCCCGAACCCAAGTACGTGGATTCGCCGTGTCATATTTTCTATCAATATAACGGTTAAATGCCATTGCCGCATTACGAGCCGTAATCATACAGCCTAAGATCCAAAAAAGAGTTTTCCACTGAAAATCATGCTGTTGCTGAAAGCCAAGCGACGCACCCACGAGTGCAAACGGAAGCGCAAATATGGTATGAGAAAACTTAACTAATGAAAAAAAAGACTTCATTACG
The window above is part of the Bacteroidia bacterium genome. Proteins encoded here:
- the radC gene encoding DNA repair protein RadC, encoding MERNWVQPTRIKDWLVEDRPREKCLKLGVGSLTDSELLALIFGNGTKNQSAVDLGRNLLQQTQGLLQLAQCEYEMLLTIPGIGQAKALQLLAVFELGRRKNIQAPENITFTSASEVAMFMRPRLVDLPHEEFHVLFLNRKNRLLKQKRHSTGGLHTILVDPRLIIREAILLRASALILLHNHPSGDPNPSTQDKEITEKLKKLSNLFEISLLDHIIIAGLSYFSFADKDLL
- a CDS encoding efflux RND transporter permease subunit; its protein translation is MSLPSLSLSRPVLAIVMNIVLLLFGIVAYQYLPVREYPAIDPPTVTVRTAYTGAPAEIIENQITEPLEKQINGIPGVRTITSTSSVGTSLITVEFNLGVEMEAAAADVRDKVSQAMRNLPQDLDAPPVVSKADANSDFIILIAIQSPTKGIFELSDYAENSLVPRLQSIDGVSSANIFGQKRYAMRLWIDPIRLEAHQLTFQDVKIALNRENIELPAGKITGTQTELSLHTQGRMESPAEFNQLIVRKDANGTVTIGDIGYAELGTEVEESTWLLNGMPGLGIAIIPQPGANHIEIADEFYKRLKVIQAENKQDIHIELLIDNTQNIRHSIHEVIETLLIAFSLVVLVVFAFFRNWLIAIRPLIDIPISLVASFFVLYLMGYSINVLTLLGIVLATGLVVDDGIVVTENIFRKLESGMNIRDAAREGSDEIFFVVIATSLALAVVFLPVIFLQGFVGSLFREFGVVIACSVLISAFVSLTITPVLNVYLNRNNEQHSWFYLKTEPFFVWLEKSYESILSKALQARWIIGIIIAASFVTIYHLNQTLSEELAPMEDKSSIRLMLTTPEGSGFDYTRKLSNSLSNYLYDSIPERTFVFNATPSFFGTGMNSSFGRLSLVPPNERTRSQNDVAMQINKMFGQYYDAKVFAIQEQTISVGMASRGTLPVQFVVQNFDFKKLREVVPKFLDAAKQNKVFQNVDVNLKFNKPELQIYVDRDKVRESGLQTADVFEALQTGFGGGRAAYFTMNGNQYTVIIQVSMNNRMKPEDLLKINVRSSTGKLVPIASVANWVENSTPPTIFHHDRYKSATFSASLVEGKTIGDGIKAMNQIADSLLDETFQRSLSGPSRDFSESSSNVFFVFILALILTYLLLAAQFESFIDPFVILLTVPLALTGAFVTLWAFDQTINLFSQIGMILLIGLVTKNGIMIVEFANNEFKLGLSREKAALRGAVHRLRPILMTSLATAFGALPLAISLGAAATSRKPLGLVIVGGIALSLILTLFVVPVVYTFTKPKVNRNPS
- the rfbA gene encoding glucose-1-phosphate thymidylyltransferase RfbA, with product MKGIILAGGSGTRLHPLTLVMSKQLMPVYDKPMIYYPLSTLMLAGIQEILIISTPHDLPHFKQLLGDGKRLGLSLHYAEQPSPDGLAQAFIIGADFIQQDKVCLILGDNIFYGEGLSQTVQSCSNPDGGIVFAYHVHDPERYGVVEFDEQWNALSIEEKPTKPRSSFAVPGIYFYDNSIVEIARNLKPSPRGELEITDVNKIYLERKKLKVTVIKRGTAWLDTGTHESLLQAANFVQIIEARQGLKVGCIEEVAWRMKYITNQQLAEISQPLVKSGYGSYLLKLLENRL
- the rpiB gene encoding ribose 5-phosphate isomerase B, whose translation is MYLVAIAADHAGFELKEACKANLTQAGIEVRDFGTHNQNSVDYPDFVHPVAKFLQEHSEYKGILICGSGQGVCITANRYTHIRAALCWEKNIAALARKHNDANVLCLPARFVTPQDSFDIIQTFLTTPFEGGRHQVRIDKIN
- the ubiA gene encoding putative 4-hydroxybenzoate polyprenyltransferase, with amino-acid sequence MKSFFSLVKFSHTIFALPFALVGASLGFQQQHDFQWKTLFWILGCMITARNAAMAFNRYIDRKYDTANPRTWVREIPAGIISPKVALLFVVVNSILFSFFSWCISELCFYLSPIALAVILGYSYTKRITWLCHFFLGIGLGLAPVGAYVAVVDSFSWMIVLLGFTVMLWVSGFDIIYALQDIGFDKEHNLNSIPAYFGLQKALFISRGLHIGCLLGLMIFTYQIEAGWLSWTATGLFAMLLGYQHQVVGKGDLSRVNLAFFTTNGIASVVFGGLIVLDLFTFT